The proteins below come from a single Edaphobacter acidisoli genomic window:
- the dnaG gene encoding DNA primase, protein MPDNLSQTVKQQADIVRVIGEYVKLRKSGAQNYTGLCPFHKEKTGSFSVNALHGYFYCFGCHEKGDVFTFLMKMENVSFPEAVRMAAAKCGIALPKREFNSPEEAREAGQRRQLIDIHEAATQYFEAGLKSAEAARAREYLTGRGVSAETIAKFRIGYAPDDFNHMREQLARHFNDEVLRASGLFSAREQADGSQGQLYARFRKRITFPIANEQGKTIAFTGRALDAEDEKGRPIAKYLNSPETALYTKGQILFNLDKAKAEIRKLGFALLVEGQMDCISVYMAGIHNVVATSGTAFTEAQVRLLSRFTPQKQVILNFDPDNAGQNAAEKACALLVEEGFEVRIVLLDDGLDPDRFLRERGLEAYTAAVRAAHRYMDYLIDRARQEFPARTADAKVKAMNFLLPHIRRMPNRIQRDEFAADAAQKLNIDSAILRQELKQAAAQRVESIRQHTHDPASETERILLRALVLPEDDPARTLAAEELSHHPEWYDGLPSAAILEALSNALAPENPLDAAPDQESRVLLARALEFVEEPTDVSTPPQSPAEQVENALHTLRFRHLEHRQREVRTLIAEAERRNDHEMLARLTAEKMQIDRTLRQL, encoded by the coding sequence ATGCCGGACAATCTCTCCCAGACGGTCAAGCAGCAGGCGGACATCGTGCGCGTCATCGGCGAGTACGTCAAGCTGCGCAAGAGCGGCGCGCAGAACTACACCGGCCTCTGCCCATTCCACAAAGAGAAGACCGGCAGCTTCTCCGTCAACGCCCTGCACGGCTACTTCTATTGCTTCGGTTGCCACGAAAAGGGCGACGTCTTCACCTTCCTCATGAAGATGGAGAACGTCAGCTTCCCTGAGGCCGTGCGCATGGCCGCCGCTAAATGCGGTATCGCTCTGCCCAAACGCGAATTCAACTCGCCCGAAGAGGCGCGCGAAGCCGGACAGCGCCGCCAACTCATCGATATCCACGAAGCTGCAACACAATACTTCGAAGCCGGACTCAAAAGCGCCGAAGCAGCCCGCGCGCGCGAGTACCTCACCGGCCGCGGAGTCTCCGCAGAGACTATCGCAAAGTTCCGCATCGGCTACGCGCCCGATGACTTCAACCACATGCGCGAACAGCTCGCGCGGCACTTCAACGACGAGGTGCTCCGCGCCAGCGGCCTCTTCAGCGCACGCGAACAAGCCGACGGCAGCCAGGGACAACTCTACGCGCGCTTTCGCAAGCGCATCACCTTCCCCATCGCCAACGAGCAGGGCAAAACCATCGCCTTCACCGGCCGCGCGCTCGACGCTGAAGACGAAAAAGGCCGCCCCATCGCCAAATATCTCAACTCACCCGAGACCGCGCTCTATACAAAAGGACAAATCCTCTTCAACCTCGACAAAGCGAAAGCCGAGATCCGCAAACTCGGCTTCGCGCTCCTGGTCGAAGGCCAGATGGACTGCATCTCCGTCTACATGGCCGGCATCCACAACGTCGTCGCCACATCAGGCACGGCCTTCACCGAAGCGCAGGTGCGCCTGCTCAGCCGCTTCACTCCTCAAAAACAAGTCATCCTCAACTTCGACCCCGACAACGCCGGCCAGAACGCCGCCGAAAAAGCCTGCGCTCTGCTCGTCGAAGAAGGCTTCGAGGTCCGCATCGTCCTGCTCGACGACGGCCTCGACCCCGACCGCTTCCTCCGCGAACGCGGCCTCGAAGCGTACACCGCCGCCGTGCGCGCCGCGCATCGCTACATGGACTACCTCATCGACCGCGCCCGCCAGGAGTTCCCCGCCCGCACCGCCGACGCGAAGGTCAAGGCAATGAACTTCCTCCTGCCGCACATCCGCCGCATGCCCAATCGCATTCAGCGCGACGAATTCGCCGCCGATGCCGCGCAAAAGCTCAACATCGACTCCGCCATCCTGCGCCAGGAGCTGAAGCAGGCCGCTGCCCAGCGCGTCGAAAGCATCCGCCAGCACACGCACGACCCCGCGAGCGAAACCGAGCGCATCCTGCTCCGCGCCCTCGTGCTGCCCGAAGACGACCCCGCTCGCACGCTCGCAGCCGAAGAACTCTCGCACCATCCCGAGTGGTACGACGGTCTCCCCTCCGCCGCGATATTGGAAGCACTCTCCAACGCTCTAGCGCCCGAAAACCCACTCGACGCCGCCCCCGATCAAGAAAGCCGCGTGCTGCTGGCTCGCGCACTCGAATTTGTCGAAGAGCCCACAGACGTTAGCACGCCACCGCAGTCACCTGCCGAGCAGGTAGAAAACGCGCTGCACACCTTGCGCTTCCGCCACCTGGAACATCGCCAGCGCGAGGTACGCACCCTGATCGCCGAAGCTGAACGTCGCAACGATCACGAGATGCTTGCCCGGTTGACGGCAGAAAAGATGCAGATCGACCGGACTTTGCGGCAACTTTAG
- a CDS encoding RNA methyltransferase — MLSCEHAGRVTLVLVRARNPNNIGAVARAMHDFGFGDLRIVNDYSVPFEAARSAVDASDVLATARTFESVGAAVEDCTLVVGTTAVGERALQHRLYTLAEAAPLVRGELAREDGAGRVALLFGSEKTGLSNEELSHCTWLMTIPMQEYEDARHPSMNLGQAAAVCLYELVRQGGDAAAPADTDATAGERERLTVLLTEVLRESGYTERHPANCSEEQMRRLVTRMGVSAGDAPVWMGILRQVLWKLRGTDAK; from the coding sequence ATGCTTTCTTGTGAACATGCAGGGCGCGTCACCCTTGTGCTGGTACGTGCGCGCAATCCAAACAACATAGGCGCAGTGGCGCGGGCCATGCACGACTTTGGCTTTGGCGATCTGCGCATCGTGAACGATTACTCCGTGCCGTTTGAGGCAGCACGATCTGCGGTCGATGCTTCGGACGTGCTTGCTACGGCAAGGACCTTCGAGAGCGTGGGCGCTGCAGTTGAAGATTGCACGCTAGTCGTTGGGACGACTGCGGTCGGCGAGCGCGCTTTGCAGCACCGGCTCTATACGCTGGCCGAGGCTGCGCCGCTGGTTCGAGGAGAACTGGCGCGCGAAGATGGCGCTGGACGCGTGGCTTTGCTCTTCGGGTCGGAGAAGACAGGCCTCAGCAACGAAGAGTTGAGTCATTGCACCTGGCTTATGACTATTCCGATGCAGGAGTACGAAGATGCCCGGCACCCTTCGATGAATCTAGGGCAGGCTGCTGCGGTTTGTTTGTATGAGTTGGTGCGGCAGGGTGGAGATGCCGCGGCTCCCGCGGATACTGATGCGACTGCTGGCGAGCGCGAGCGGTTGACTGTGCTGCTTACTGAGGTGCTGCGCGAGTCTGGATATACGGAGCGGCATCCGGCGAACTGCTCGGAGGAACAGATGCGGCGGTTGGTCACGCGCATGGGCGTCTCTGCGGGCGATGCTCCGGTGTGGATGGGGATTCTGCGGCAGGTGCTCTGGAAGCTGCGCGGGACTGATGCCAAATGA
- a CDS encoding YXWGXW repeat-containing protein, which produces MRLFSSVRTVVMATVLAAVPAASFAGVFVNITVAPPVLPVYTQPICPGDGYMWTPGYWAYGPDGYYWVPGVWVRPPAVGMLWTPGYWGWSGGFYAFHAGYWGPHIGFYGGVNYGFGYTGYGYAGGYWHGGVFAYNRSVNNINITNVHNVYNKTVIVNNYNRVSYNGGNGGLTARASAQEMAASREQHYQPTSEQVSHREVASRDRNQLASVNHGRPQTMAMSRVGARAENQQGRIANGVRSGQMTAGETRNVEGREASINRQVRQDRQANGGRLTQQERQQVNQRQNNVSRSIYNDKHNAATQSHPQGHENGRER; this is translated from the coding sequence ATGCGACTCTTCAGCTCAGTTCGTACCGTCGTGATGGCGACCGTGCTTGCGGCAGTACCTGCGGCCAGCTTTGCCGGTGTCTTCGTGAATATCACCGTTGCTCCTCCCGTGCTGCCGGTTTATACGCAGCCCATCTGCCCCGGCGATGGCTATATGTGGACTCCCGGCTACTGGGCTTACGGCCCGGATGGCTACTACTGGGTGCCTGGTGTCTGGGTGCGTCCTCCTGCCGTTGGCATGCTGTGGACCCCGGGATACTGGGGCTGGAGCGGCGGCTTCTATGCCTTCCATGCCGGCTACTGGGGCCCGCACATCGGCTTCTACGGCGGCGTGAACTATGGCTTCGGCTATACGGGCTATGGGTATGCGGGCGGCTATTGGCATGGCGGAGTTTTCGCCTACAACCGCTCGGTGAACAATATCAACATCACGAATGTTCACAATGTCTATAACAAGACCGTCATCGTGAACAACTACAATCGCGTGAGCTACAACGGCGGCAACGGCGGCCTGACCGCGCGGGCCTCGGCACAGGAGATGGCAGCGTCGCGCGAGCAGCACTATCAGCCGACTTCCGAGCAGGTGAGCCATCGTGAAGTAGCTTCGCGCGACCGGAACCAGCTTGCTTCGGTCAACCATGGGCGTCCGCAGACGATGGCGATGTCCCGCGTTGGCGCCCGCGCCGAAAATCAGCAGGGCCGCATCGCCAATGGCGTGCGCTCCGGCCAGATGACGGCGGGTGAGACGCGCAACGTTGAGGGCCGCGAAGCCAGCATCAACCGCCAGGTGCGACAGGACCGTCAGGCCAATGGCGGACGCTTGACGCAGCAGGAACGACAGCAGGTCAACCAGCGGCAGAACAATGTCAGCCGTTCAATCTACAACGACAAACATAATGCCGCGACGCAGAGCCATCCTCAGGGCCACGAGAACGGACGCGAGCGTTAG